In Stieleria varia, one genomic interval encodes:
- a CDS encoding alpha-E domain-containing protein, translating to MLSRVAESIYWMSRQAERAENLARFIEVTLYMILDQPEFVVDPWEPLVKVTGDNEWFTEKYGVADRDNVVKFLAFDTEYHSSMLTCLIAARENARGVRETISTESFEELNEFYHFVQDNAEAQIKDPTAEFFEQVRLHALTWTGVLDSTMAHDAAWHFINLGRLLERADKTSRILDVKYFSLLPSLEDVGTAVDDLQWSTLLLAVSGFEAYRREHHLADVKKIVEFFLFHKSFPRSILSCIRGADGSLAQIDSDCGGDRTTEVQKQIQSLLHRLSNTSVEEVIAGGMHQFIDRLQIQLNEIGVSLGQDYFHSTQPA from the coding sequence ATGTTGTCACGTGTAGCTGAATCAATCTATTGGATGAGCCGCCAAGCAGAGCGGGCCGAGAACCTGGCGCGATTCATCGAAGTCACTTTGTACATGATCCTGGATCAACCAGAGTTCGTCGTTGATCCTTGGGAGCCGCTGGTCAAGGTGACCGGAGACAACGAATGGTTCACCGAGAAATATGGTGTCGCCGACCGCGACAACGTCGTCAAGTTCTTGGCGTTTGACACCGAGTACCACAGTTCGATGCTGACGTGTTTGATCGCAGCCCGAGAAAACGCTCGCGGTGTTCGTGAGACCATTTCAACGGAATCGTTCGAGGAACTCAACGAGTTTTATCATTTCGTCCAAGACAACGCGGAGGCTCAGATCAAAGATCCCACCGCGGAATTTTTTGAACAGGTGAGGCTCCATGCATTGACATGGACAGGAGTGCTGGATAGCACCATGGCGCACGACGCTGCGTGGCACTTCATCAATTTAGGGCGACTGCTGGAACGTGCGGACAAAACGTCTCGGATTTTGGATGTCAAGTATTTCAGCCTCTTGCCCAGCCTGGAGGATGTCGGTACTGCCGTCGACGATTTGCAATGGTCTACGTTGCTGCTGGCAGTCAGTGGATTTGAAGCGTACCGACGCGAGCACCATTTGGCGGACGTGAAAAAGATCGTTGAATTCTTTCTCTTTCATAAGTCCTTTCCGAGGTCGATTCTGTCTTGTATCCGTGGCGCAGACGGGTCGCTGGCTCAGATCGATTCCGATTGTGGTGGTGATCGTACCACCGAAGTTCAAAAGCAAATCCAATCTCTATTGCATCGTTTGTCGAACACCAGTGTCGAAGAAGTGATCGCCGGCGGAATGCACCAGTTCATCGATCGTTTGCAGATTCAACTCAATGAAATCGGCGTATCGCTCGGACAAGATTACTTTCACAGCACGCAGCCCGCATGA